A window of the Bacillus sp. A301a_S52 genome harbors these coding sequences:
- a CDS encoding phage holin family protein, which translates to MGWLLQIVVNAAVLLIIAHFFQGVEVASLSSALVASVILAIVNLIVKPILVVLTLPVTVMSLGLFLFVINAVTLMLTASIMGNSFVIEGFGLAIVVAVIFAILSALIHSFVVDPFTKR; encoded by the coding sequence ATGGGCTGGCTTCTCCAAATTGTCGTAAACGCAGCAGTCCTTCTTATTATTGCTCACTTTTTTCAAGGTGTAGAAGTAGCAAGCCTTTCCTCAGCATTAGTAGCAAGCGTTATTCTAGCTATTGTTAATTTAATCGTGAAACCGATCTTAGTCGTCTTGACATTGCCTGTTACTGTTATGTCTCTTGGCTTATTCCTTTTCGTTATTAATGCCGTCACATTAATGCTTACTGCTTCTATTATGGGGAACAGCTTTGTCATTGAAGGGTTTGGATTAGCCATTGTTGTAGCGGTCATTTTTGCCATTCTCAGCGCGCTTATTCACTCATTTGTCGTTGATCCCTTTACTAAAAGATAA
- a CDS encoding HPr kinase/phosphorylase, with protein sequence MGEVTAKDLIKEFNFKLLNNEEAVAFRPITTSDISRPGMEMAGYFTYYPAKRIQLLGKTEMSFYDELDEEAKIDRMEGLCTYDTPAIILSRGMEAPENLIEAADRVGVPVLSSPMTTTRLSSQLTTFLESRLAPMTAVHGVLIDIYGIGVLITGSSGVGKSETALDLVRRGHRLVADDSVEIREEHDNVLVGRAPELIKHLLEIRGLGIINVMTLFGAGSVRNFKRIGLTIDLEIWDQKKQYDRLGLDEETIKIFDTDLPKITLPVRPGRNLAVIIEVAAMNFRLKRMGINAAEQFSERLNHVIEESDREEY encoded by the coding sequence ATGGGAGAAGTGACAGCGAAAGATTTAATAAAAGAATTCAACTTTAAACTGTTAAATAATGAAGAAGCAGTAGCGTTTCGACCAATAACGACAAGTGATATATCGCGGCCTGGTATGGAAATGGCCGGTTATTTTACATATTATCCGGCTAAAAGAATTCAATTGTTAGGTAAAACAGAAATGTCGTTCTATGATGAATTAGATGAAGAGGCGAAAATTGATAGGATGGAAGGGCTATGCACCTATGATACACCTGCAATCATTCTTTCAAGAGGAATGGAAGCGCCTGAAAACCTCATTGAAGCCGCAGATAGAGTGGGAGTCCCTGTTCTTTCCTCTCCAATGACGACAACACGGTTAAGTAGTCAATTGACAACATTTTTAGAAAGCCGATTAGCACCAATGACAGCAGTACATGGCGTGTTAATTGATATTTACGGAATAGGCGTCCTCATTACTGGATCAAGCGGGGTAGGGAAAAGTGAAACGGCGTTGGATCTTGTTAGAAGGGGACATCGCCTCGTCGCAGATGATTCTGTAGAAATTAGAGAAGAGCATGATAATGTCCTCGTAGGAAGAGCACCTGAATTAATTAAACACTTATTAGAGATTCGCGGGCTTGGAATTATCAATGTTATGACGCTTTTTGGTGCAGGATCTGTAAGGAACTTCAAGCGAATCGGGTTAACGATAGATTTAGAAATATGGGATCAGAAAAAACAGTATGATCGTCTCGGATTAGACGAAGAGACAATTAAAATTTTTGATACTGATTTACCTAAAATAACACTCCCTGTGAGACCTGGGCGAAATTTAGCTGTTATCATAGAAGTAGCAGCGATGAATTTTCGCTTGAAACGGATGGGGATTAATGCAGCAGAACAGTTCTCTGAACGGCTTAATCATGTTATTGAAGAAAGCGACAGAGAAGAGTATTAA
- a CDS encoding PspC domain-containing protein, with product MKRLYRTSHDRKLAGICGGLGHYFNIDPTIVRIVLLLLIIPFNVGIILAYVIGIFVIPDEMDVA from the coding sequence ATGAAGCGCTTATATCGCACGAGTCACGACCGTAAACTTGCAGGAATATGTGGAGGATTAGGGCACTATTTCAATATTGATCCTACGATCGTAAGGATTGTATTACTGCTTCTCATCATTCCCTTTAATGTGGGGATTATTTTAGCCTATGTTATCGGGATCTTCGTTATCCCAGATGAAATGGATGTGGCATAA
- a CDS encoding DUF4097 domain-containing protein → MHEERKMILKMIEDGKISAEEGLQLLNALKENVQSDVTPEQSKRDEQTSGPHSASIDSEKEAPKKQTDYYMTKDVNWDREGYRQSQEKNASFATKFSEFIDEAVHKIKEVDLDFNFGSSVDVHHIFQHRDASVKDVDIHIENGNVTFHPWEEEDIRVECRVKVYKAQDTEEARRQFLNDVTFQYNDEKLKLESRKKSMKVNTIIYVPKKELEKIKLYAFNGKIAGENVTVRSIDSRTVNGKITFNELTADSVQLETVNGTVSLDHLNAGQCDVKTMNGTVAIKTVRGDLEAETLNGTIHFTLLKKSNARAYIKTTTGSVNVNLPENIKAEGELKSSVGGIKCDLPAMSVIDEKKEFASKKMSFLSNKQAEASFYIEAESAAGTISIHN, encoded by the coding sequence ATGCATGAAGAGAGAAAAATGATATTAAAGATGATTGAAGATGGGAAAATTTCAGCTGAGGAAGGGTTACAGCTCTTAAATGCATTGAAGGAAAATGTCCAGAGTGATGTCACACCAGAGCAATCAAAACGGGACGAACAAACTAGCGGGCCTCATAGTGCGTCAATAGACAGCGAAAAGGAAGCCCCGAAAAAACAAACAGATTATTACATGACGAAAGACGTTAACTGGGATAGAGAAGGCTATCGCCAGTCCCAAGAAAAAAATGCCTCTTTTGCTACGAAATTTTCAGAGTTTATCGATGAAGCGGTTCATAAGATAAAGGAAGTAGATTTAGATTTTAATTTCGGCTCCTCTGTTGACGTCCATCATATCTTTCAGCATCGTGATGCCTCTGTAAAGGATGTTGATATTCATATAGAGAACGGGAATGTTACCTTTCACCCTTGGGAAGAAGAAGACATACGAGTGGAATGTCGTGTGAAAGTTTATAAAGCCCAGGATACGGAAGAAGCTCGTCGACAATTTTTAAATGATGTCACGTTTCAGTATAATGATGAAAAGCTTAAGTTAGAATCACGTAAAAAATCGATGAAGGTTAACACGATAATATATGTACCAAAAAAAGAACTGGAAAAAATCAAACTTTATGCGTTTAACGGCAAAATTGCAGGGGAAAATGTGACAGTAAGAAGTATTGACAGTCGCACAGTCAATGGCAAAATCACATTTAACGAACTAACTGCTGATAGCGTTCAGTTAGAAACGGTTAATGGCACGGTTTCACTTGATCACTTAAATGCTGGACAATGCGATGTTAAAACAATGAATGGTACTGTTGCTATCAAGACTGTAAGAGGAGATTTAGAAGCTGAAACACTAAATGGCACCATTCATTTTACCCTTCTAAAGAAATCAAATGCCAGAGCTTATATTAAAACGACTACAGGCAGTGTGAATGTGAATCTACCTGAAAATATTAAGGCAGAGGGAGAATTAAAGTCTTCTGTTGGAGGCATTAAATGTGATTTGCCTGCTATGTCAGTTATAGATGAAAAGAAAGAATTTGCGAGCAAAAAGATGTCTTTCCTCTCTAATAAACAAGCTGAAGCGAGTTTTTACATTGAGGCTGAATCAGCTGCAGGGACGATCTCTATTCATAATTAA
- the ppaX gene encoding pyrophosphatase PpaX: MIQRKSINTVLFDLDGTLINTIDLIIASFLHTMETYYPGQYTRDDVISFIGPPLSETFSKLDHSKLDEMTTTYRTFNHAQHDALVKKYEGVSETLDILRNEGYKMAIVTTKRRDTAIRGLELMELDQFFDVIISLDEVENYKPDPEPLLKALRALKATPEQAIMVGDSEHDILGGKNTGTKTAGVAWSVKGSDHLASFEPDIMLNNMRDLLTYLEVTSSK, translated from the coding sequence ATGATACAACGCAAAAGCATAAATACAGTCTTATTTGATCTCGACGGTACATTAATCAATACCATTGATTTAATAATTGCTTCGTTTCTTCACACGATGGAGACTTATTACCCGGGGCAATACACACGAGATGATGTGATTTCGTTTATTGGTCCTCCTCTTTCTGAAACCTTTTCTAAACTTGATCATAGTAAATTAGATGAGATGACGACCACCTATCGCACGTTCAACCATGCACAACACGATGCGCTTGTGAAAAAATATGAAGGTGTTTCAGAAACACTAGACATATTAAGAAATGAAGGCTATAAGATGGCGATTGTGACCACGAAGCGACGAGACACAGCAATTCGTGGCTTAGAGCTTATGGAATTAGATCAATTCTTCGACGTTATTATTTCATTGGATGAGGTAGAGAATTATAAACCGGATCCAGAGCCGTTATTAAAAGCGTTAAGAGCTCTTAAAGCAACACCAGAACAAGCCATAATGGTAGGGGATAGCGAACATGATATTCTCGGCGGCAAAAATACCGGAACGAAAACTGCTGGTGTCGCTTGGAGTGTTAAAGGAAGTGACCATTTAGCATCTTTTGAGCCGGACATTATGCTAAACAATATGAGGGATTTATTAACATATTTAGAAGTAACGTCTTCTAAATAA
- a CDS encoding prolipoprotein diacylglyceryl transferase yields MFIGTIQPLNPVAFELGPLTVYWYGLLIGLGAFIGYLIANREAKKRGLPADMFADLLLFALPAAIIGARIYYVIFRWEQFVEEPVRVFYIWEGGLAIHGGLIGALLTAYIYARIKGLSFWKIADIAAPSIILGQAIGRWGNFVNQEVYGGEVSRSFLENLMLPDFIINQMYIQGAYHHPTFLYESVWNIIGFILLLWLRRVNLRRGELFISYAIWYSVGRFFIEGIRTDNLLILDVIRTAQIVSIITVIGGIIILIYRRKTGLSAPRYLDDGTTSKSNKQKRSKPKKKK; encoded by the coding sequence ATGTTTATCGGAACAATCCAACCATTGAATCCAGTTGCATTTGAACTTGGGCCCCTCACTGTTTATTGGTACGGTTTATTAATTGGGCTTGGAGCTTTTATCGGTTACCTCATTGCTAACCGTGAGGCGAAGAAGCGGGGCCTGCCTGCCGATATGTTTGCTGATTTGCTCCTTTTCGCATTACCGGCCGCTATTATAGGGGCTAGAATTTATTATGTTATTTTCCGTTGGGAGCAATTTGTGGAAGAACCAGTACGGGTATTTTATATATGGGAAGGTGGCCTGGCTATTCATGGCGGGTTAATAGGCGCTCTTTTAACAGCCTATATTTATGCGAGAATAAAAGGCTTGTCTTTTTGGAAGATTGCCGATATTGCCGCGCCAAGTATTATTTTAGGACAGGCAATTGGGCGTTGGGGTAACTTTGTGAATCAAGAAGTATATGGTGGTGAGGTATCTAGAAGTTTCTTAGAGAACTTAATGCTTCCAGACTTCATTATTAATCAAATGTATATACAAGGTGCTTATCATCATCCGACATTTCTATATGAATCTGTCTGGAATATTATCGGTTTTATACTCTTGCTCTGGTTGCGTCGTGTTAACTTACGTCGTGGGGAATTATTCATCTCGTACGCTATATGGTATTCAGTAGGACGATTCTTTATCGAAGGTATTAGAACTGATAACTTACTAATTTTAGACGTGATAAGAACTGCTCAAATCGTTTCTATAATCACGGTGATCGGAGGTATTATTATTCTTATATACCGCCGAAAAACTGGGTTGTCAGCCCCGCGTTATTTAGATGATGGAACTACTTCTAAATCAAATAAACAAAAACGAAGTAAACCGAAGAAAAAGAAGTAA
- a CDS encoding IS3 family transposase (programmed frameshift) — protein MGKNVYSNEVKWAVVKDKMSGQFTNREIMEKYGIKNVSQIKTWMKWYRENQVHRFDQPIGKQYSYGHGPDSSSDEEKKERQMNHLKQENDILKKVFGDRKGVEKEIVLQLVQTLRGKYTVSAILSALNVSRSTYYRWASAQPVELSKEEETIIYLCEKTKYRYGHRKIKELLKRDYQIKLNRNTVQRIMQEHHLQCRVKQKRRWKSQGESVVIAPNLLQREFHASKPNEKWVTDITYIQYGPDTLYLSTIIDLFNNQIVAYKLYTHQQIPLVIDTLDEALEKRGNPKGVIIHSDQGSVYSSYAYQNRIKEKNLVSSMSRRGNCWDNAVIESFHSNLKSEEFQYVKFNSLSLEEVKDRVDQFMTYYNEERIQEKLGYHTPIKFGDMAA, from the exons ATGGGCAAAAACGTATATTCAAATGAGGTTAAGTGGGCAGTCGTGAAAGATAAGATGAGTGGGCAGTTTACTAATCGTGAGATCATGGAGAAGTATGGGATTAAAAATGTGTCCCAAATCAAAACGTGGATGAAGTGGTATCGTGAAAATCAGGTTCATCGATTCGATCAACCAATAGGAAAACAATATTCATATGGACATGGGCCTGATAGTTCAAGTGATGAAGAGAAAAAAGAACGCCAAATGAATCATTTAAAACAGGAAAATGACATCTTAA AAAAAGTATTTGGAGATCGAAAAGGAGTTGAGAAAGAAATCGTCCTCCAACTAGTCCAAACTTTACGGGGAAAATATACAGTGTCAGCTATTTTATCAGCTTTAAATGTGTCCAGATCGACCTATTATCGCTGGGCATCTGCGCAACCAGTGGAGTTGTCTAAGGAAGAGGAAACGATTATTTACCTTTGCGAAAAAACAAAGTATCGATATGGTCACCGTAAAATCAAGGAGCTATTAAAACGTGATTACCAGATCAAATTAAATCGCAATACCGTTCAACGGATCATGCAAGAACATCATCTTCAATGTAGAGTAAAGCAAAAAAGAAGGTGGAAATCTCAAGGGGAATCCGTCGTTATCGCGCCAAACTTATTACAGCGAGAGTTTCATGCAAGTAAACCTAACGAAAAGTGGGTAACGGATATTACCTACATTCAATATGGTCCAGACACTTTATACTTATCAACGATTATAGACTTGTTTAATAATCAAATCGTGGCTTATAAGCTTTATACTCATCAACAAATCCCTTTGGTGATTGATACCTTAGATGAAGCACTAGAAAAGCGAGGAAACCCCAAAGGAGTCATCATCCATTCAGATCAAGGAAGTGTCTATTCTTCTTATGCTTATCAAAATCGGATTAAAGAAAAGAATTTAGTCAGTAGTATGTCACGCAGAGGAAACTGTTGGGACAACGCAGTTATTGAGTCCTTCCATTCGAACTTGAAATCAGAAGAATTTCAGTATGTTAAATTCAATTCTTTGTCTTTAGAAGAAGTCAAGGATCGTGTAGATCAATTTATGACGTATTATAACGAAGAGCGTATCCAAGAAAAGTTAGGCTACCACACACCAATAAAGTTTGGTGATATGGCAGCCTAG